TGAGCGTTCGATAGAAGACTTCATCAGTGCCGGCAAGAATCTTATTGTCCATAGAGTCTCGGCTGCCGCAGCACTGTACTCTCGTCTCCAAGCATTGAGCAGCGATGAACCACGGAGACGCTTAGTTGAGGCTTATCGTTTTGTTGACAGGGGGATGGAGCTCTACGATCAACTCAAAAGGGCCAGAGAAGAGGAGGCCAGCGCAGTCAACACCTCTGCCAAACTGACCAATATTGTTAACAACTTTGTGAAGGAAAGCATTGCTGACGTCCAATTGAGGTTTGATGCCATTTCCTCCAATGTAGCTCGATATTTCGCTATCCTTGAGAATTCGACACCTGATGTCGAGAAACCATCCTTGACCCTTTTGGCAGATGAAGATCGCGCCGTCATTCTCCAAATTCAGTTCCTTCAGAAGCCTATTGCGAATGCTTATACTTACCTGAGCATTTCCCAACTCAATAGCTTCGGACTCGCCGTGTTCTTGGCTTCCGTCCGATTCTTGAACACCGATTTCAAATTCTTGATACTAGACGATATTGTCAACAGCTTCGATGCCTACAAACGCCCTCAAGTGGCGTCTTTGCTTAAGGACGAGTTTGGCGACTTCCAAATCCTGCTTTTAACCCACGATCAATACTGGGCAGACAACCTCGTCCGTTCCTTCCCTTCATGGAACCATCTAAGGTTCGCTGGATTCAACAGATTGAGCGGTGCTATCGAAGAGCGGAATATAAGTTCTGTCGGAGAAATTCAGTCTGAAATAGACCGCGTTAATGCTCCGATGGCCGGGGCAGCCCTCGGCCCGATGATGGAGCTTCGCCTACAAGAGATCTGCGAATCCTGCCAAGCTCAGGTAACTTATAATCGAAAGAATGAGTACACTCTCGCCACGCTAATAGCACAGGTGAGAGCAAGACTACACGACAAGTTAGGTGAAGATCACGCTGCAGTCCTGGCGATTTCACAGATGGAAGAGCATCAAGCATTCAGAAACTATTGTTCTCATTGGAAGAATCCTGCAAGCCCGATTACGGCACATGAAGTTCAAACAGTCTTAAACCTTTGGAAGGTCTTTGAAGCCACGCTTTTGTGCCCCAAGTGCTCTTGTTATGTGACTTATGCAGACTCTAGCAAATCCTTCAAATGCTCTTGCGGAATCTTGTCGTTAACAAAACAGGTGGTGGCCCAAGGAGGGAGTGCTGGTTAGGACCGGGTACGCGGCAGGATGGCCAAGAAGGAAACCGCGTTTGCCACACAGGTGTCTAGTAGATTACTAAGTTATTAGTCGAGGGGAGCCATTGTGCATCCCCGTCATTCTTGGTTGGTCCCCCATCCCTTGACACCAGCGCGCGCGCGTCCTACATTGCTGGTGTCCGGCCCAGCACCCAGAACCCAGCACCCAACACCCCCGGAGGTTCCCATGCCCACCCAGGACCTCGGGCTATACGCCCACCTTATGCGGCGTGCGGGCTTCGGATACCGCACCGGCGACCTGGAAAAGATGGCCGAGCGCGGGTACGAGCAGTGCGTCGAGGACCTCCTCCATCCGGAGCGCTTCCCGGATATCGATATCGACCTTCTCGAGCGCTTCTACGGCACCGGCTATAACGGATGGAACTACCAGTGGTGGCACCGCATGCTCAACGGCCGGCGCCAGCTTGAGGAGAAGATGACTCTCTTCTGGCACTGGGTCTTCGCCACCAGCAACGTCAAGGCCGGCCACGTCATGACCGCCCAGGCCCAGATCGATATGTTCCGCCGCAACGCCATGGTCGACTTCCGCACCATCCTCATCCAGCTCTCCAAGGACCCCGCCATGATCTACTGGCTGGACAACCAGGAGAACCTCAAGGACAACATCAACGAGAACTACGGCCGCGAGCTCCTGGAGCTCTTCTCGATGGGCGTCGGCAACTACACGGAGGAGGACGTGAAGGCCGCCGCGGACGCCTTCACCGGTTGGACCTTCGCCACGCCGATCCCGCAGGACGCCGGCAGCCGTCACGGCGGCTACAACACGCACTTCGTCTACCGGCCGGACCAGCACAAGGACACCGTCAAGAGCTTCATGGGCGAGACCGGCCGCTTCAACGGCGAGGACATCGTCGATATCGTCGCCCGCCAGCCCGCCACGGCGCGCTTCCTCGCCCGCCGCCTGTGGTGCTGGTTCGTCGAGGACGAGCCGCCCGTCTCCGCGTGGAACGAAAAGCCGCCCTTGGACCCGCAGGCGATCGAGATGCTCGCCCAGGTCTACTTCGAGTCCGGCGGACAGATGCGCCCCATTCTCCGCGCGCTCTTTAACTCCGACGCCTTCAAGCAGGCCCGCTTCCGCCGCGTCAAGAGCCCGGTGGAGCTCGTCGTCAGCGTCCTCAAGCTCGTCGGCACCTACACGGACGCCGACCCCGAAATGACATACCACCTGGGCACGCACGATATGGGCCAGGGCCTCCTCAACCCGCCCACCGTGGAGGGCTGGCCCAACGGCATGGGCTGGATCGACGGCGGCACCCTCAACTCCCGCGTCAACTACGCCGTGGATGAGGTCGCGGACGCCTCCAAGCCCGGCATCCAGAAGATCGCCAACCTCTTCGCGAAGGAAGGGCCCGTCCCGCCCGAGCACTTCGTGGACCGCTGCCTCGACCTGCTCGGCCCCGCGCCCCTCTCGCCGGAGACGCGCCACGGCCTGCTGGCCTACGCCGCCCGCTCCGGCACGCTGGACTTCGCCAACCCTGCCACGCGCAAGGACAGCGAGGCCCGCCTTGTCCGCATGCTCCAGCTAATCGTCTCCGCCCGCGAATACCAGCTGTGCTAAGGAGGGAACGGTGGCATTGGGAAAGAGGTCGTTTCCCGGGAGTCCAGAGGGCGAAGCCCTTTGGTAGGGTACGTGACGAAGTCCCGTGGTCGTGTTTCTATTTCCCCTTCCAGCGAAGCTAGGAAGGGGCCAGGGGATGGTCCGTAGTCCTCCCCAAGTGCTACGGTACCACCCAGCAGGCAGGCTGGCGCCGGACGCCCGCCGACAACTAAACCAGGGAGTCTCACTTGCCCAAGATCACAACGTTCTTCATGTTCGACAACCAGGCCGAAGAGGCCATGAAGCTCTACACCTCCATCTTCAAGAACTCCAGGGTCGTCAGCACCTCGCCCGGCCCGGGCGGCACCGTCGCGGGCGGGACTTTCATACTCGACGGCGTGGAGTTCTCCTGCTACAACGCAGGCGCGCCGGACTATTTCAAGATCGGCATGGGCATTTCCATATCCGTGAGCTGCGACACCCAGGCCGAGATAGACAAGTACTGGGAAGCGCTCTCCGCCGGCGGCGAGAAGCAGATGTGCGGCTGGGTCAAAGACAAGGTCGGCGTCTCCTGGCAAATCGTCCCATCCATCCTCGGTCAGCTCCTCTTCGACAAGGACCCGGCCAAGGCCAAGCGCGCCATAGACGCCATGCTCAAGATGCAAAAGCTGGACATCCAGAAGCTCAAAGACGCGCACGCGGGAAGATAGCGAATAGTGAATGTTGAATAGTGAATTGAAGAGCCCTTTCTCTTCGCTACGCGGATCATCAACCTGTGCAGGGCACTGGAGCGCGACCCCGGAGTAAGCCGAATCCTCGCAGCCCAGGTGCTGCGCTCCGGCACGTCCATTGGCGCAAACATCGAGGAAGGGCAGGCCGGCCAGAGCCGGGCCGACTTTCTTGGCAAACTATCAATTGCG
This region of SAR202 cluster bacterium genomic DNA includes:
- a CDS encoding four helix bundle protein; this encodes MEEPFLFATRIINLCRALERDPGVSRILAAQVLRSGTSIGANIEEGQAGQSRADFLGKLSIACKEARETHYWLRLLAASDTVPKDTLSDLIAEANEIVAILTSIVKRTRSH
- a CDS encoding VOC family protein; amino-acid sequence: MPKITTFFMFDNQAEEAMKLYTSIFKNSRVVSTSPGPGGTVAGGTFILDGVEFSCYNAGAPDYFKIGMGISISVSCDTQAEIDKYWEALSAGGEKQMCGWVKDKVGVSWQIVPSILGQLLFDKDPAKAKRAIDAMLKMQKLDIQKLKDAHAGR
- a CDS encoding DUF1800 domain-containing protein, producing the protein MPTQDLGLYAHLMRRAGFGYRTGDLEKMAERGYEQCVEDLLHPERFPDIDIDLLERFYGTGYNGWNYQWWHRMLNGRRQLEEKMTLFWHWVFATSNVKAGHVMTAQAQIDMFRRNAMVDFRTILIQLSKDPAMIYWLDNQENLKDNINENYGRELLELFSMGVGNYTEEDVKAAADAFTGWTFATPIPQDAGSRHGGYNTHFVYRPDQHKDTVKSFMGETGRFNGEDIVDIVARQPATARFLARRLWCWFVEDEPPVSAWNEKPPLDPQAIEMLAQVYFESGGQMRPILRALFNSDAFKQARFRRVKSPVELVVSVLKLVGTYTDADPEMTYHLGTHDMGQGLLNPPTVEGWPNGMGWIDGGTLNSRVNYAVDEVADASKPGIQKIANLFAKEGPVPPEHFVDRCLDLLGPAPLSPETRHGLLAYAARSGTLDFANPATRKDSEARLVRMLQLIVSAREYQLC